Within the Penaeus chinensis breed Huanghai No. 1 chromosome 43, ASM1920278v2, whole genome shotgun sequence genome, the region TTTACTGAAATAGAACTGTGATCTTTTTCCTCAGTGTTGGTGGCAACGTTGGCTACAGGTCAACAGTTCCAGCAGACTGACATTTTCGACATTGCTGTAAAACTTGCTGAACCTGGTTTCTTCAGTTCTGGCTTGACTGGGAAAGGCGGCCAGTTCCAAATCAGTAGCCAAATCCAGAACACTGACACTGGAGCCCAGTTTGGTTCTCTCAATTCAGGCAACAATGGATTCCAGGCTGGTTTGCAGAGTGGATTTGGTGTAAGCGGCAGTGGGTTCCAATTTGGGTCTGCTGGCAGTAAAATTGGGACTAGCTCAACTGGTTCTGGATTCCAGTCTGGTTCATCAAGCCCCGCTGGTTTCCAGCCTGGATCAAGTGGTAGATTCCAATTTGGTTCAGTATCTGGTACTGGGCTCCAGTCTGCCTTTTCAACTGGATCAACAGGTAGTGGTAGATTCCAGTCCAGTTCAACATCTGCATCTGGATTCCAATCAGGTAAAGGAAGCAGTGGATTTCAATCTGGTACAGGCAGCAGTGGATTCCAAATTGGAACAAGCAGCAGTGGATTCCTGTCAGGTTTAACAAGTGGCAATAAATTCCAGTCTGGCTCCTCAACTGGCTCTGGAGTTCAATCAGGTTTATCAAGCAACACTGGATCTCAAACTGGCTCATCCTTCGGTTCAGAAGCTGGCTCTCAATTCCAGTCTGGTACAAGCAGCAGTGGATTCCAGTCTGGTTTAACAAGTGGCAGTAAATTCCAGTCTGGCTCAACTGGCTCTGGAATTCAGTCAGGTTTATCAGGCAGCACTGGAACTCAGACTGGCTCATCCTTCGGTTCAGCAACTGGCTCTAGATTCCAGTCTGGTACAGTCAGTAGTGGATTCCAGTCTGGTTTAACAAGTGGCAGTAAATTCCAGTCTGGCTCAACTGGCTCTGGAGTTCAGTCAGGTTTATCAAGCAACACTGGATCTCAATCTGGCTCATCCTTCGGTTCAGCAGCTGGCTCTCAGTTCCAGTCTGGTACAAGCAGCAGTGGATTCCAGTCTGGTTTAACAAGTGGCAGTAAATTCCAGCCTGGCTCAACTGGCTCTGGAGTTCAGTCAGGTTTATCAAGCAACACTGGATCTCAAACTGGTTCATCCTTCGGTTCAGCAACTGGCTCTAGATTCCAGTCTGGTACAGTCAGTAGTGGATTCCAGTCTGGTTTAACAAGTGGCAGTAAATTCCAGTCTGGCTCAACTGGCTCTGGAGTTCAGTCAGGTTTATCAAGCAACACTGGATCTCAAACTGGTTCATCCTTCGGTTCAGCAACTGGCTCTAGATTTCAGTCTGGTACAAGCAGTAGTGGATTCCAGTCTGGTTTAACAAGTGGCAGTAAATTCCAGTCTGGCTCCTCAACTGGCTCTGGTGTTCAGTCAGGTTTATCAGGCAGCACTGGATCTCAGACTGGATCATCCTTTGGTTCAGTAACTGGTTCACAATTCCTGTCTGGCACAAGCAGCAGTGGATTCCAGTCTGGCTCAACTGGCTCTGGAATTCAGTCAGGTTTATCAAGCAACACTGGATCTCAAACTGGCTCATCCTTCGGTTCAGCAACTGGCTCTCAATTCCAGTCAGGCACAAGCAGTAGTGGATTCCAGTCTGGTTTAACAAGTGGCAATAAATTCCAGTCTGGTTCCTCATCTGGTTCTGGAGTTCAGTCAGGTTTATCAAGCAACACAGGATCTCAGACTGGCTCCTCCTCTGGTTCAGCAACTGGTTCTAGATTCCAGTCTGGAACAAGCAGTGGTCAATTCCAGTCAAGTTTAACAAGTGGCAGTAAATTCCAGTCTGGCCCAACTAGCTCTGGAATTCAGTCAGGTTTATCAGGCAACACTGGAACTCAGACTGGCTCATCCTTTGGTTCTGCAACTGGCTCTCAGTTCCAGTCTGGTACAAGCAGCAGTGGATTCCAATCTGGTTTGTCATCTAGTGGCTCAGCAACCGGCACTGGAATCCAAGGAGTTTCAGCAGGTGTAAGCAGGTTCCAGTCTGGAACAGCAGCTGGCAGTGGAATTCAAGCTGGTTTAATAGGTGGAAGCAGATTCTCAACTGGTTCAACACGTGGTAGTGGACAGTCATCTGCATCATCAGGTAATACTGGATTTACAAGTGGTTCATCTCTTGCTACTGGTTTCCAGGCTGGTTCAGGAAGTAGCAGTGCTTCATCAGGTCTTGGTGGATTCCAATCTGGTTCAAGTGGTACTGGAGTACAGTCTGGCTCATCAGCTAATGCTGGATTCCAGTCTGGCTCATCAGCTAGTGCTGGATTCCAGTCTGGCTCATCAACTAGTTCTGGATTCCAGTCTGGCTCAACTGGCACTGGACCTCAGTCTGGTTCAGGTGCAAACAGATTCCAGTCTGGAGCAGCAGCTGGCAATGGAATTCAAGCTGGTTCAATAAGTGGAAGCAGATTCTCAGCTGGTTCATCACGTGCTACTGGTTTCCAGTCTGGTTCAGGAAGTAGCAGTGGATCTGGTGCTTCACTGGGACTTGGTGGATTTCAGTCTGGTTCAAGAGGTACTGGATTCCAGTCTGGTTCAAGAGGTGCAGGATTCCAGTCTGTATCATCAACTGGCACAGGGTCTCAGTCTGGTTCAACAACCGTCAGTGGAATCCAAGGAGTTTCAGCAGGTGCAAGCAGATTCCAGTCTTCAGCAGCAGCTGGCAATAGAATTCAGACTGGTTTGACAGGTGGAAGCAGATTCTCAACTGGATCAGCACGCAGTAGTGGACAGTCATCTGGATCATCAAGCAGCATTGGAATCTCAAGTGATTCAGCAAGAGGCAGTGGATTTGGGGCTAATTCAGTGGGCAGTGGATTCACTGGTACCCAGTCTGGTTCATCCCGTCCCACGGGCTTCCAGTCTGGCTCAGGAAGTGGCAGGGGATCTAGTACTTTGTCAGGATTTGGTGGATTCCAGTCTGGCTCAAATGGAGGTGGATCGCAGTCTGGTTCTGGAAGAATCCAAGGTGGTTTAGCAGGTTCAAGGAGATTCCAGTCTGGAGCAGCAGCTGGCAGTGGCATTCAGACTGGTTTGACAAGCGGAAGCAGATTCTCAACTGGTTCAGCACGTGGTAGTGGACAGTCATCTGGATTATCCGGCAGTATTGGATTTTCAAGTGGTGCAGCAAGCGGCAGTGGATTTGGGGCTAGTTCAGTGGGCAGTGGATTCACTGGATCCCAGTCTGGTTCATCAGGTGCCTCTGGCTTCCAACTTGGCTCTGGCAGTGGATTCGGTGTTCCATCAGGACTTGGTGGATTCCAGTCTGGTTCAAATGGTGCTGGATTTGGAGCAGCAGGTGGCAGTGCACTTCAGTTTGGCTCAGACTCAGCTGATGCATTTGGTATCTTTGAGCCTCTGAATCTTCCTGCAGAAGCCACTCGCTTGCTTGGAAAGATCTCAACATCATTTACCTGCCTTGAGCGGCCTTATGGATATTATGCTGATGAAGAAAACTCCTGTCACATCTTCCACATCTGTTACCCTGCTCTCTTTGCTAATGGTGTTATCGAGACCTCCCAATACAGGTAAGACAacttactatttgtattatagatgagagtattatcattatattttcatcaccattatgtaTTATAGACAAGAAAGTATCGTCATATGTTTTCATCACTATTTTgcattataaacaaaaatatataatttaatgtcttttatcactattagtaaTCTTGTCACCCCTGATTGCAATAACATTCTGCATTATACAGCTATACAATTTGTATGTGTTACAGTTTCCTGTGTGGTGAGGGTTCTCGATTCGACCAAAAGGAACTTACTTGTGTGGCAGAATCAGAAGCTATTCCTTGCCAGGAATCTTCCAACTTCTTTTTCAAGAACGAACAGTTTGGTCTTCCAAAGGAGAAGATTTAAGCCATTTCAGCCCACTTCGAGGACTTGATGTATCGCCTTATGAACAACTCATGCGAACagttttgataaataaaataagcaagaaaatgtaaaaaaaaaaaaaaaatgtataatcctTATCCTTAATATTAAGCCCAATCCAAAGAGCTTTAGACGTATTCATGACTATAGGATTCTCATTCTGATTATTCCATACTTtacagaaaatgaacaaaattgTTGTCAGATACAAAAATAACTCGAATAAGATATGTAAGATCAGAATACGCAAGGTAGTTTAACACAAGTAGCTCAACTCAATCTCGATTAAAATGCTTACTTGACAACTTCCAAgctacacttgtatatgtatgcgaTATTTTAATATGTAAAGAATATACATGTCTTGTTTGGACTCCTGCTGTGTTACCTAtggcattttagtttttttttgtttgaggaGCAATGTGGTTATATTCAAGGCCATTGTGGTAGCATCATCGAacatactgacatacaaagttttgagaatAGAAGTTATCATCTATTTTATTTCACACGAAAAAGTCAATTGGAAAATTTAAATGCATTTATCAGATTCagtgaaagtattttttttttcttattacatacattgttattCACATAAAAAATGGAAGTTGCATAAAGTTCTGGAGTTTGTCgaatccaccgcgagtgagttccgtggccaaatcagacaactgggtaatttcAATGTTTACGGACTTTTACTTGATTTAttaaatgattttgaagacattcatcccaccgaggTCAATACCACGTCACATGACTCAggcacgttggaaattcttaccaggGTCATTCCAGCAACCGTCGTGATTGACAGAAACCTTTTATGAacttttacaataaaaagttatatcaagagacttacgatgcgattcgtaatcaatGAGAATATAAATCCATGTCTGAGACCACGTAAAATATATCTGAacaatatcgcgctctgattgtcTGACCGGCGTGTATCAAACCGTATGaagttgaaggcaaacactttgaatcaaaatgaaaagatgtttcaacaggttccaataatgtacgcgtaatGGGCGATCAAAGTGATACACTCGCAGCAAAATTGTATAATCTATTAAGATTTTTGAACTTCAAATTGATTAGTCAAACCCCATAATGGACAATAATTAGCAACATTAAGAGCCAGTAACTGTATATCAGAAAACATGAGTCACTAAGGGATTTAATTTTACCTGGCTAAATCAGTGTGTTCGTTCCATTATTATATATGTCGAAATGGGTCTCAAAtgtcatgtatgaatatatatgtatgtatatacatatatatatgtatgtatatacatatatatgtatatatatatatatatatatatatatatatatatatatatatatatacatacatacacacacacacacacacacacacacacacacacacgaacacacacacacacacacatatatatatattatatatgtatatatatgtatgtatgtatatatacacatactacacatatacttatataatatatacaaatcaatatatatatatatatatattaaatatacatgtatatatgcagatatacatatatgtatacatatacatacatacttacatatatacatatatatacacatatatacatacatacacacaaacaaacacaaacacacacacagacacacacatatatatacaaacacatatatgcatatacatatatatatatatatatatatatatatatatatatatatatatatacacgcacacacacacacacacacacacacacacacacacacacacatatatatatatatatatatatatatatatatatatatgtatatatatacacacactcacacatatatatgcatatatatatatatatatatatatatatatatatatatatatatatatataaagcatgtatatatagatacatacatacgcacacacacacacacatatatatatatatacgtatatatatatacatatacatatatatatatatatatatatatatatatatatatacacatatatatatacacacacatatacatacttgtatgtacacacacacacgcgcacagacactcacacacacacacacacacacacacacacctatatatatatatatatatatatatatatatatatatatatatatatacacacacatatatatatatgtccacacatatgtatttatatatccatatatatacatacatatatatacatacatatatatacatatatatatacacatacatgcagacacacacacacacacacacacatatatatatatatatatatatatatatatatatatatatatatataacgcatgtatatatagatacacacatatatgtatatatatatatacatatttgttcatatatatacacatatatatatacacatatatatacatatatatatatatatatatatatatatatatatacatgtatgtacatatatatacatatatatacatatatatacatatatgtacatatatatgtgtatatatatatatatatatatatatatatatatatatatatatatataaagcatgtatatatagatacatacatgcatacgtacacacacacacacacacacacacacacacacatatatacacacacacatatatatacatatacatatatatatatatatatatatatatatatatatatatatatatttacttgtatgtacacacacacacgcgcgcgcgcatacacacacacacacacacatatatatatatatatatatatgtatacacatatatacatacatgtacacacacacacacacacacacacacacacatatatatatatatatatatatatatatatatatatatatataaagcatgtatatatagatacatgtacacacacacacacacacacacacacacacacacacatacacacgcacacacacacacacatacacacacacacacacacacacacacatatatatcaatctatctatatatatatatacacacacacatatatatataaatatatgtatatatctatctatctatctgtctatatatatatatcctccactGACATATAATTGCTAAGCTTATAGCTACAATAGTTGACCCTGGTCGTAACACTCACATTTTCTATACATCCCAATGTTCCAATAATGTCACCCTGTGTAAACAGAAAATGACAAATGGCAGGTGCACACCCTTCGCGTCATTCTCTGGATGTTtcgtattaatgttttatttattattaagctctataatattgcattattttatttaGAAACATGTTGTATCGTTTTTAACTTTCATAGTGTAAGAGTggcgctcgtcaccgcagcctcccgtaacggcgggcatcccgcgacccgttcgctttcccgcacccgggagtcacctttgagtgtgtcagccgccgccgccgcatcgtTGATACACTTTCACGCAAACATTTAAATCTTTACTCACGGTTTTAGGGGATTTAGATTTCTTTTAGTTATACCCGTTTGGgtttagttttctttggttttattttgttttacttgccattcagtatattttatgttcggtaatataatttactttaattctgttttaatgaggacgcgtatttttattgttattttatgtcatattattttaacttacgcgtttttatgattgaaaagatgtatggccgtgacgtcacggcatgagtgtaaccctgcttggcgcgaaaataaacagtcggtgcccACACTTGGTCGAAGAAGGATTCTGTCTCTCCTTACCCTATTCATTTATGACTGAATTCCAGCCGGCTCctgcgaacaacggagcccgcccgatacttcagggagaggaaaagttacgtgtcctgacagttcccttattttgACTAATAGGAGTTGTgttcacttaatatatataatgataatcagaagaggtaattctaattttcatatttcattttctacctgattttatcttatattaattttcgatcacttgtttattgccttaattgagattttctctatatatgtatatatatatatatatatatatatatatatatatttgtttttgtttttgagagccctctgaaatgttacgatgctcacgtgttcctaggacccctcctttgcccgctaccactctcatggggttctaggtctTTCAGGGGGGAATAGTTAACCATCCTTAAATTGCGCAAGGCATCCCCCTGGGCTACAGAGCCGCGTACTCTCACAGGATATTTTTGGTGATCAGCGGTGGGATCGTTTCAGCCTTTCTTTTACGAGTGGCGCTCTCCGTTATCACGTGCAGCAAAGTTCACTCATGGTAGGTTATATTGCATGATCTTAATAGTTTCGGTGAgccattttttttcccatttatttattccccttatttttttctctactatGTGCACCTGGTTCTCTTGCActtcgttttttttatagtttcataTTTTAATTGGTTTTGCTTTTAAGTGTGATTATTTTGGTCTGTTTGCTGTTCTTTCAAAAGTTCTTTTATACCCAGTGGcctttctgttttctatctttaaggttttcttttagtattcagactcgtttttcttactcttctctcgatgttttttttttctgaaagttacTTTCcagctttatttgttttgtttttgtgtttggctCACGTAGATTAGACTTAACTATTTGTCATGTGCATTTAATGTGTTTTCCTTTGTTGAAACACTTAATCCAATTTGATACCCTAAACTGTCAGTGGTCACCCATTGTTTTGCttgatattttttgtctgtttgtctgcatttttgtttttcctgtgtAATATGCCCAGAGAGAGGGCACGCGAAGAACGTTACCACAGACTACAAGAGCGCCGCAACCTAATAATGTCTACTAGCCAGCCAGCGCCTACTAGCCAGCCAGTATCTAGAGCGTCTTCTCCCGCAGCCAGCTCCTCGAATCCGGACATTCGACGAGCAGTCCAGGTGATGGAGGGCGAAATAACCCTCTTTGAAGAACTGATGGGCAAGATCAACGACCTCTGCTCAGAATTCAGGGACTTTAAGGAGCGGAGCAACCAAAGGTTTGAACAACATGAAGAGGCCCTGCGGCAGCGTGAGGGTGGTGAAAGAGCGACGCCGACTACTCCAGCTGAAGATGCCCGTCTGAAAGAAAGGGACGACATCATCCAAGATCTGCAGAACAAGCTGGAGCAGCAATCCCGAACACTAAATGAAGTCCGCCAGCAGCTCGAGCAGGCTCGGAGAACCCCACGTGCTGACCCACCTCAAGAGTTTGAAAGGGAGCGAGATATTGAGGCCCTTCGCCAGCAACTTCATCAACAGGATGTAGGACCGCAGGAGGCAGACAGACTGGCCAGAGCTTCTACCAGGCCAGCCGCAGAAGTTCTCGGTTCCATGGGCCGTCATGACCACAGTGCTGAAATATATGCGGCACCACGTATCCCTAGCCATCAGTTGCTGTCACTCCCAGCTCACCCTCCAGCTTCAGCCATTCATCCGTCTGACTCAACACACCAGGGAGACCACGTGCCTACGTCACGGCCAACTTTGCCAGATCGCAGCCTCCCCCCTCGGGTCTGCCATGACCCTTTTTCATCTCAGTCTTCAGGTGCTGCAGTGAACTACTATCTCTCCCGAGAGAAGGTTCCAAACTTTCGCGGAGATGCCCCAGCCTCTCAGCCTCTCCGAAAGAATCaagaggtggaagggtggataCGTGCCTTGGAAAATATAGTGAAGCCAGCAACATCAGAGGCGTACATACAAGCAGCCAGGGCTAGCTGCAGAGGACCTGCAGAGCTTCTAATCAATTCACCACTGTTCGACAGCTTCACAGATTGGCAATCCTTTAAAGCTGCATTGCGCAACAAGTTTCGTGGAACATATACAGCGGCGGATTTTTATAAGGTGTTGTATAACATCCGCCTTGCTCCATCCCAAGCACCTATGGATTTCTTCCTACAGCTGGAGGGGAATGTTTACCAGGGGTATAGAGATTATCCTGAGGCTATAGGCGACCCTTCACAACTGGTCAAAAGGGTCTTTTTGAGTGGTCTTCCGTCCTGGCTTCGTGATTTTCTGGCACTCAAGGAAGATGGCAGCCCTTCCCAGGTGGCCGAGGCAGCTCAGCGCATATGGAATTCACGGCATGGAATTCAGCACTCTACAGCACCTGCTCCAGACCCTGAGCTCCCAGCTCCATTTACCAGTCGTCCTACCCGTGCACGTGACGCATATGCCATGCCTGTTGAAGCCACTACTCCACACGAACCCCAGGACAGATGGTGCGCGTATCATCGCCTGGCCACACACGATACCGTGGAATGCCGTGCCCGAGCCCGAAGGTCCTCTGCCTCCCCACCTATGACCAGGCGTTGTTTCCAATGtcgaagttcacagcattatgtcaGAGAGTGCCCCTTTCGCCCAGGCCAGGGACCCGTTGCTCCCAGAACCACTGGCCAAGAAGAACCAGGGGGCACATACCATGATAGCTACAACCGACCAGAAAATGGTTTCTGTGGTAACAGCTCCGGGATCCACAGGTCGACCACTCGTGCCACTCAATCTTAACGGCACCACTGTCATCTGTTTCCTTGACACAGGCTCGGAGGCGACTATCGTCAAACCCAGGACCCTTCAGCTAGTTGACCCCCATGGCACCATGCGACGTAAAGATCCAGTTCGCGTTCTCAAGGGTGTTGCTGACCAGCCCCTCGATACTGTTGGCGAAGTGATGCTCTCTTTTTGCCTTGCCCCCAACATGAAAATACGGCACCAAGTCGCTGTTTGTGATGCGAAATTCCCTGGAGACGTCCTCCTGGGGATGGACTTCCTCCGTCGAACAAGCTTTAACCTCTCATCTGATGCTGAGGGCAGGGCCTGTCTAGTTATTGAAGGCCAGCCATTCCTAGTGACCTACACTGACTCTCCTACCATGCAAATCAGCGTTGTGTCTGCAGAAGCTACCGGCTTGATGCAGCCTACGAATACAGGGTGCAACACTGCTCCAAATAAACACGCAGTGGACCTCTCAACAGCAGCAGTACACCTTCGGAAGACGATAGAACTCCCACCACACACCGGGTGCTTTGTTGAAGGCATCATTAGCAGATCTGGACCCCCCGATGGCGACATCATGATTACACCCCAAGTGCCCGCTTTGTCCATCTCGCCCTACATGGTTACCACTGCCACAGAACGCCAGTGTCCTGTGTGGACAGTCAATGACACGGCAAGAGTGGTACGTTTGACACAGGGGACACGCTTAGGAACAGTGACGGCTGtggaaagtatatatacatctaaggaCACACCCCCAGATCCTGGTGATCCTGTTGAGAGTTCTGACCCCTTCGAGAGCTCATTAGAGGATGGTGACTTTGACTGGGAGGAGGATAGTTTCGACCTGATGCATGGATTGTTTGATTTTGGCTATGAAGATGAAACTGCCTGCAATCATTGGGATCTACCTCCTTCTCAGGCACTTGCCGCTGTTGCATCAGTTGACACCAGAGCAGATGAGGTATCACAAGATGAAGAACCTGTCGTCAACTTGGAACACCTGGAACAGGCCCAGCGTCAGGAGCTACAGGAGCTTCTCCGACGCTACAAGGTCCTTTTTGATGGTGGTGACCAGGCTGTAGGACATATACCGGACATTCAACACCAGATTGACACTGGGAACGCAACCCCCATTTGTACCCGCCAGTGGCGACTACCTCAAGCTACCCGTCAGATCATTCGTCAGCAGTGTGATAGCATGCTTCAGGCTGGGGTTATAGAGCCCTCCTCATCACCATGGCTTAGTCCAGTTGTGCTGGTAAGAAAGAAGGGTGGTGACCTACGGTTCTGTGTCGATTATCGGAAGGTAAATTCGGTCACAACGGCAGATACGTATCCTTTACCTCGTATAGATGAGCTTATCGATGAGCTGGGCTCAACGGATACATTTACAACCCTAGACGCAAAGGCAGCTTATTGGAGCATTGACGTTCATGCAGATGATCGACCTAAGACTGCCTTCAGTGATGGGTACCGGCTATTCCAGTTCTGCCGCCTCCCCTTTGGTCTAAGTACA harbors:
- the LOC125048412 gene encoding fibroin heavy chain-like translates to MKTLVLVLVATLATGQQFQQTDIFDIAVKLAEPGFFSSGLTGKGGQFQISSQIQNTDTGAQFGSLNSGNNGFQAGLQSGFGVSGSGFQFGSAGSKIGTSSTGSGFQSGSSSPAGFQPGSSGRFQFGSVSGTGLQSAFSTGSTGSGRFQSSSTSASGFQSGKGSSGFQSGTGSSGFQIGTSSSGFLSGLTSGNKFQSGSSTGSGVQSGLSSNTGSQTGSSFGSEAGSQFQSGTSSSGFQSGLTSGSKFQSGSTGSGIQSGLSGSTGTQTGSSFGSATGSRFQSGTVSSGFQSGLTSGSKFQSGSTGSGVQSGLSSNTGSQSGSSFGSAAGSQFQSGTSSSGFQSGLTSGSKFQPGSTGSGVQSGLSSNTGSQTGSSFGSATGSRFQSGTVSSGFQSGLTSGSKFQSGSTGSGVQSGLSSNTGSQTGSSFGSATGSRFQSGTSSSGFQSGLTSGSKFQSGSSTGSGVQSGLSGSTGSQTGSSFGSVTGSQFLSGTSSSGFQSGSTGSGIQSGLSSNTGSQTGSSFGSATGSQFQSGTSSSGFQSGLTSGNKFQSGSSSGSGVQSGLSSNTGSQTGSSSGSATGSRFQSGTSSGQFQSSLTSGSKFQSGPTSSGIQSGLSGNTGTQTGSSFGSATGSQFQSGTSSSGFQSGLSSSGSATGTGIQGVSAGVSRFQSGTAAGSGIQAGLIGGSRFSTGSTRGSGQSSASSGNTGFTSGSSLATGFQAGSGSSSASSGLGGFQSGSSGTGVQSGSSANAGFQSGSSASAGFQSGSSTSSGFQSGSTGTGPQSGSGANRFQSGAAAGNGIQAGSISGSRFSAGSSRATGFQSGSGSSSGSGASLGLGGFQSGSRGTGFQSGSRGAGFQSVSSTGTGSQSGSTTVSGIQGVSAGASRFQSSAAAGNRIQTGLTGGSRFSTGSARSSGQSSGSSSSIGISSDSARGSGFGANSVGSGFTGTQSGSSRPTGFQSGSGSGRGSSTLSGFGGFQSGSNGGGSQSGSGRIQGGLAGSRRFQSGAAAGSGIQTGLTSGSRFSTGSARGSGQSSGLSGSIGFSSGAASGSGFGASSVGSGFTGSQSGSSGASGFQLGSGSGFGVPSGLGGFQSGSNGAGFGAAGGSALQFGSDSADAFGIFEPLNLPAEATRLLGKISTSFTCLERPYGYYADEENSCHIFHICYPALFANGVIETSQYSFLCGEGSRFDQKELTCVAESEAIPCQESSNFFFKNEQFGLPKEKI